The genomic window ATGTGGTCGGCATCGCGCTGCTCGTCGGGCAGGTGCACGATGGCGACGTCGGCACCCTCGCGCGCGAAGGCGATCGCCACGGCCCCGCCGATCCCGGAGTCGCCCCCGGTGATGAGCGCCTTGCGGCCGACCAGGCGGCCGAGCCCGCGGTAGGTCTTCTCACCCAGATCGGGCACCGGAGTCATATCGGCTTGAACGCCGGGCTCGGGCTGGTGCTGCAGGGGCGGCTCGACGCGGGCATAACGGGTGACGGGATTGTCGAAGGTGAACTGATCGCGATCGGAGGTCATACGTCGACGGTAGGCAGGGGCCGCTGCGCGGCGCGTGGCCTTGACGGGAGCGGGGCAGCCACGCTCGGACCGCGCGAGCCGGCGCGGAGACGGGAGCGTCCGATGGTCAGGACACTCCGCCCCGGTCGACGAGGCGCGTCGGAACGAGGTGCGTGTGGGAGCCCGTCGCGGGGTCGGCGCCCCTCGCCAGCAGCGTCTCGGCCGCGCGCGTGCCGAGCTCGGTGACGTCGTAGTCGACGATGCGGATGCGACGAGGCAGGAGCCGCGAGAGCTCGAAGTCGTCGAAGCCCGCGATCGCGATCTCCGCTCCGCGGGGCAGGATCGCCTCGAGGGCACCGATCGTGACGCGGTTGTTGGCGCAGAAGACCGCCGTCGGCGGGTCGGCGGAGTCGAGCAGCCGATGCACGGCGTCGCGCGCGACGGCGGGGGTGTGGAGTCCGTCCACGACCAGCGCGGGATCGAGGGACGTTCCGGCCGCGGCGAAGGCCTCACGTGCTCCGGCGAGGCGCTCGACCATGGTGAAGATCTCGGGGGAGTCGAGCAGGACGGCGATACGACGGTGTCCGGCCGCGAGGAGCTCAGCGACGGCGTCGCGAGCGCCTCCCCGGTTGTCGAGAAGGATGGCGTCGGCCGGTACCCCGCTGCCGGGGCGGTCGAGGAAGACGACGGGCGTTCCGAGCTCGACCTCGCGGGACAGGTAGGAGTGGTCGGTGGCGGTGGGGACGACGATGAGGCCGCCGATCTGGCGCTGGCAGAGATCGAGGGCGAGGGTGCGTTCCAGGTCGGCATCCTCTTCGCTGGATGCCATGACCAGGTGCATGCGCTCTCGCGTGGCGATCGTCGAGACGGCGGCGGCGACGGCCATGTAGAAGGTGTTCGAGAGGTCGGCGGCGACGAAGCCGATCGTGTCGCGGTTGCCCGAGCGCAGGCTCGCGGCGAGGGAGTTGCGGTGGTACCCGAGCCGCGCGACCGCGGCGCGCACTCGCTCGATCATGGCCGGGTCGACGCCCGACTCTCCGTTCACG from Microbacterium testaceum includes these protein-coding regions:
- a CDS encoding LacI family DNA-binding transcriptional regulator, giving the protein MRKTGRPTMIDVAADAGVSLKTVSRVVNGESGVDPAMIERVRAAVARLGYHRNSLAASLRSGNRDTIGFVAADLSNTFYMAVAAAVSTIATRERMHLVMASSEEDADLERTLALDLCQRQIGGLIVVPTATDHSYLSREVELGTPVVFLDRPGSGVPADAILLDNRGGARDAVAELLAAGHRRIAVLLDSPEIFTMVERLAGAREAFAAAGTSLDPALVVDGLHTPAVARDAVHRLLDSADPPTAVFCANNRVTIGALEAILPRGAEIAIAGFDDFELSRLLPRRIRIVDYDVTELGTRAAETLLARGADPATGSHTHLVPTRLVDRGGVS